The following are from one region of the Arthrobacter sp. TMP15 genome:
- the soxR gene encoding redox-sensitive transcriptional activator SoxR: protein MVKANSVVKDDDEHAVSTDEELSVGQVAQRGAVSVSALHFYERQGLIFSTRTTGNQRRFRRSVLRRVAVIRAAQRAGIPLSLVAAVFEELPHQGVPSQADWQRLSEHWQGELDARIAALEKLRGSLGGCIGCGCLSLAECRFVNPEDHVAQKGPGARAFDPTFGHETPEPPRL from the coding sequence GTGGTGAAGGCTAACTCTGTGGTGAAGGACGACGACGAGCATGCCGTCAGTACTGACGAGGAGTTAAGCGTGGGTCAAGTTGCCCAACGTGGCGCAGTTAGTGTGTCTGCCTTGCACTTCTATGAGCGGCAAGGACTGATCTTCAGCACAAGAACGACCGGAAATCAACGTCGCTTTCGACGATCGGTGCTGCGACGTGTCGCAGTCATCAGGGCCGCCCAGCGGGCAGGCATCCCGCTTTCCTTAGTTGCGGCCGTTTTTGAAGAATTACCGCATCAAGGAGTACCTTCTCAGGCTGATTGGCAGCGCCTGTCCGAGCACTGGCAAGGCGAACTTGATGCCCGCATTGCCGCCTTGGAAAAATTGCGTGGAAGTTTGGGTGGCTGCATAGGGTGCGGCTGCCTGTCATTAGCGGAATGCCGTTTCGTGAACCCGGAAGACCACGTTGCGCAGAAGGGACCAGGCGCCCGCGCCTTCGATCCCACGTTCGGCCATGAAACACCAGAGCCGCCTCGACTCTAG
- a CDS encoding gluconokinase, whose amino-acid sequence MDTSESAVKTVAVKPQVVVMGVSGSGKSTIGALVADAMNIPFLDGDSLHPIANIKKMADGAALTDEDRWPWLEIVGDELAQASAKGVVIACSALKRRYRDVIRAKAPETIFLHLNGSLDVLSSRLEGRSGHFMPPALLVSQLAALEPLEADENSVVIDISASVTAILAQAQADIRQVLAQ is encoded by the coding sequence ATGGATACCTCGGAGTCTGCTGTTAAAACTGTTGCCGTAAAGCCCCAAGTTGTTGTCATGGGAGTCTCCGGCTCCGGCAAAAGTACGATTGGCGCCTTGGTTGCGGACGCCATGAACATTCCCTTCCTAGATGGCGACTCGCTGCACCCCATCGCCAACATTAAAAAGATGGCCGACGGGGCCGCTCTGACCGATGAAGATCGGTGGCCGTGGCTGGAAATTGTCGGGGACGAATTGGCGCAGGCTTCTGCCAAAGGAGTGGTGATCGCTTGCTCTGCCTTGAAGCGCCGGTACCGCGACGTGATCCGCGCCAAGGCGCCAGAAACAATTTTCCTGCATTTAAATGGCTCCTTGGACGTCTTAAGCTCCAGGCTCGAGGGCCGCTCAGGCCACTTCATGCCACCGGCCCTGCTGGTTTCCCAACTCGCTGCGCTTGAACCGTTGGAAGCAGATGAAAATTCTGTTGTCATTGACATTTCCGCCAGCGTCACGGCGATTCTTGCGCAGGCGCAGGCGGATATCAGGCAAGTTTTGGCCCAGTGA